The Pirellulales bacterium genome contains the following window.
ATTGGAACAAGGCTTGAACGCGCTGGGCGATTCGGTCGAGCAATTGACTGATCGCAAAGACGCACGCATTCAGCGGCTGCTCCCCGACGTGCAAGTCTTTCAGAAAGCAGTACACGACGCGCTCACGTATCAAGAATTCTTCAGCAAGGACGACATCGGCCGCGCGAAGAAGCTGCTCAAGGAAGGGCGCGAGCGGGCAGAGCAGTTGTCGGTGGGCAACGCCCCCTGGGACACGGCGACGGGGTCCATCGTGCGCGGCTATGTCTCGCGGATCGACGGCTCCGTGCAACCCTATGGCGTGATCGTGCCGGAGTCGTACGCGGCCCATGCGATGCCGCGCCATCCGCTCGACATTTGGTTCCACGGGCGGAACGAGGATTGGGGCGAGGTGAGGTTCGTCGAAGATCATCTCCATTCGCGCGGCGAGTTCACGCCGCCCGACACGATCGTGCTTCATCCTTACGGCCGGTACTGCAATGCCTTCAAATTCGCGGGCGAGGTGGACGTGCTCGAAGCGCTTGAGTCGGTCAAGCAGCACTATCGCGTCGACGAGGACCGGATCGCCGTGCGCGGCTTTTCGATGGGGGGCGCCGCTTGCTGGCATTTCGCCGTGCATTATCCGGGGCGGTGGGTCGCGGCCAATCCGGGGGCGGGCTTCGCAGAGACCCCCGCGTTTCTTAAGGTTTTCCAGAGCGAAGATTTCCATCCGAGCGAGAGCGACCTGAAGCTTTTGCACCTCTACGACTGCACCGATTGGGCCGTCAATCTTTACAACTGTCCGACCGTGGCCTACAGCGGCGAGATCGACAAGCAGAAACAGGCGGCCGACATCATGGCCGCCGCGCTCGACAAGGAGGGGATTACTCTCCGGCACGTGATCGGCCCCGGCACCGCCCATAAATATCATCCCGAGGCCAAAAAGACAGTCGAGCGGCTCATGGCCTCGATCGTCGAGCGCGGGCGCGATCGCTCGCCGCCCACCATCCATTTCGAGACCTACACGTTGCGCTACAACCAACTCGCCTGGGTCACGATCGACGCGCTCGATGAGCACTGGGGGCGGGCGCGAATTGATATCGACGGCGCGACGATCACAACGCGAAACATTGCCGGGCTAACGTTCGACGTTCCCGCCGGCGGCTGCGAAGAGTTGGGCTTCGACGTCGCCGAGCCGGTCACGCTCACCATCGACAATCAGGAAATTGAAGGCCCGCGCCCGCTTTCCGATCGCTCGTGGTTTTGCCAGTTGCACAAGGACGACGGCGGGAATTGGGCGCTCGGCCCCGTCCCCGGCGACAAGCCGCGCAAGCGGCACGGCTTGCAGGGGCCGATCGACGATGCTTTCATGGATTCGTTTATCTTCGTGCGGCCCACCGGGCAGGAATCGCAGCCAGCCGTCGCGAAATGGGTCAAGAGCGAAATGGACCATGCGATTTACGAGTGGCGGCGGCAGTTCCGCGGCGAGGCCCGGGTGAAGGACGATTCGGCCATCGACGATGCTGACATCGCCGGCGCGAACCTTGTGCTCTGGGGAACGCCCGAGAGCAATGCCGTGCTCAAGCGAATCGCGGATAAGCTGCCGATCCGCTGGGAAGACGGTCAGATCGTCGTTGGCGAGCAGAAGTTCCCGGCCGATCAGCACGCGCTGATCCTGATTTGCCCGAACCCATTGAATCCGAGCCGCTACGTCGTGCTCAACAGCGGATTCACGTATCGCGAATACGATTACTTGAACAATGCCCGGCAGATTCCCAAGCTGCCGGATTGGGCCGTGATCGATCTGCGCACTCCGCCGGATGCACGAGCGCCTGGCAAAGTCGCCGCCGCGGACTTTTTCGACGAGCGTTGGCAATTGAAAAAGTGACGGCGAGGCGGCGAGCGTCAAAAACGCCGTAGCCGGCAAGCTTTGCCAACGGTTGGTAGACCCTGGGGAGCTAATTGGCCGGCGGCCGTTTTGATTCAGCCGCTTCTGCCTGATCGCCGAGTTGAATTATGCGCGATCGATTCGTACTTGTTTCCCTATAGTTCACACTTGCACATGGCGTTGCTATCAATTTCGGTTGACCTTGAACCTGGTTTTTGTGCCGCGCCCTCCGGTGAAACACTTGCTTGGGCTGCGCGACAGCTTGTCGATCTATTAAGCGGCGAAGGGCACGCAGTGACTTGGGTGGCTAGCGACCCGGTCAACTTACAAGCGGTCGGCTGGGCCATTGAGGCCAATTGCGGCCACGAAGTGGCTTTGTTGGCCGGCGCGGATTGGTCGGGGCAGGCCAATGGCCGGAGCCGATTTGCCACCGAATTCCTACGGCGAAAGCAACGGGCCGAACGAGCTGGGATTTCGCTCACCACCTTGGCTGTCGGCGGGGAAAATCCGCGCGAGCATTTCGAGTTGCTCGTTCGCCAGGGGATCACGGCCATCCGCGCCGATCGCTCTGCGGAGCCAAACGGCCGGCGCCACCGCGCTCCGTCGCCCGGCATCGGGACATTGCGTTACGGCCTTTGGCAACTGTCGGCCGACGTGCGGCTATCTGGCGGCGGTTGGCTATCCGAATGCATCGCCGCACGACGCATTTGCCGCACCATCGATCGCCGGATCGCGGCAGGAATCGCCGGTCACTTGGCGATCGACGCGCCGGCGCTGGCCGCACGATCCAATGGCAAGCTCAGCGCCCTCAAGACGGTGCTTCGCCACATCGAACGCCGCCAGCGCGAAGGGACCTTGCAGGTCGGCACGATTGCCGCAACCGTCGCTCGGCTCGCTCCAGCCCGAACGAGCCGCTCGGCTCAGTCGATTCTTCGCGCGGCGTAAGTGTACTCGTCACGCTCTGCGTGACGAAAGCCCTCGCGCGGCGCTTGAGGAGCACGCTACGTCGCTACGTCTGCTCTTTGAATGTAGACCAGCTAAGATATCCGAGGATCGCGGCGCACACGATCGCACCGATGTCCATCATCATGTTGGCCTTCGTGAACGGGATGCCGATCGCCAGATCCAGTCCGAACAGGCAAAAGATCAATACCGCGATCACCATTCCCAAAATGGTCAAGCCCTTGGCCATCAGATGCTTCCCCGGAGTCGGCAGTCGCGGCTATGATTCAAGCTACTTAGTATAGTTGCGCTACGAGTGATGTCATCTACCCGAATCGCCCAGTTTCCCCGGATTAAGCCGTGCTTGAAATAGCCCGATCCGACGGCGCCAGCGCACTGCCTGGCCGTTCCATTTCCGTGATTCGTTAGTCAACAGCTTACCCAGCAGATGCTTACGGCAAAGGGGGTCAGGCCTGCCGAAAAGCAGAATTGTTGAAAAACTACCGGTCAGAACCCGGTACGCCGAAGAATCAGGTGATTCCGCGTCGCCCGTCAGCGATTTCCCGCGCTTCACGGCAGCGATCCCGGATGTCGTTCCAGTCGCCGGCGGCAAGCGAGTCCTTCTTGGCGATCCAAGTGCCACCGACCGCGGCGACCATCGGGCAGGCCAGGTAGGCGGCGAGGCTGCCGGCGGTGACGCCGCCGGAGGGCATGAATTGGACGTCCGTGTGGCCATACGGTCCGGCGAGCACGTTCACGAGCGCCGGGCCGCCCAAGAGGGCCGCGGGAAATAGCTTGAGCCAGCGGCATCCGAGCGCCAAGCCACGCTCGATTTCGCTCGGCGTCGCCACGCCGGGGATGAACGGCAAGCCGATCCTCGCCGCTTCGGCGACCAATTCCGGGTTCAATCCCGGCGCCACTCCGAATCGAGCCCCGCATTTTTTTGCCGCGCGCAAATTGTCGATCGTCAGCACGGTCCCGGCGCCGACGAGCAGTTCCGGCCGCTCCTTGCTCAACCTGGCAATGACCTCGGCGGCGGCGGAGGTGCGAAACGTGATCTCGGCGACCGGCAACCCGCCCTCGATGAGCGCGTCGGCCAGCGGCAACGCCATATCGAGTCGTTCGACGGTCACCACCGGCACTACTCCGAATTGGGCAAGTGCGCGAAAAACATCGTCGGCCATAGAGTGAATCGCTCCTTGGGGCGCGTAAACGGTCGTGCTGACACTTGATCGGCGTGCGGCGCCGACGCTGGCAGCGTCGGCCGCGAACAGACGGCGTGGGCATGTGAGTGCGGCGCCGACTGCGCGAATCCATTCTTGCGCAGCCCGCGCCCCTTGTCCATCGGCAGTGCTAGCGTCGACGAATGCGGCGAACCGCAACTCGACGAGTGCGGTTTATCAGGTAAACTCGTGCTGCTTCTCTTCGCCGCAGATCAGCCGCTCGCGCCGTGTCAAGATGCAAAATGTCAAACGCTCGCCGGCGCGGCGTTCACCAAAAAATCGCCCTTTGTCGGTTCCGCGGTTTTGGAATAAAATCACCGTAGCATCATTCAGTTCCGAGATGTCATCGAACGTTCCGTTTTTATAAAGGGTCCCGCGCCGTGTTGTCCGTCCGACCCAAAGTTGCCGAGCTGGCGTTTCAAGTTTATGGTCGTCCGTTGCATCCGGAATTATTCGAGGTCCATAAATCGCGGACAGTCGAGCGCGGCGGTTACACGGCGTCGATCGCGATCACCAGCGCGGGCCACGTTGTCAGTTGGCGCTATCGCGGCTTGACGCTCACCGAAGTGGCCGCCAGCGCTCATCATCCATTGCCGCAGAAGCGGCGGCTGCTCTCCTGTCGGCTCAAGGGGGAGCGGAGCGACGGCATCGATTGCCGCGGGGGCGCTCGTTATCAGATGAGCTTTCAACTCGAGACCGTCGATCCGCAAGTCTTCTGGACTTTTCA
Protein-coding sequences here:
- a CDS encoding prolyl oligopeptidase family serine peptidase yields the protein MNRPFATYWSLTTLLMSLSILIAAEQRCRADGPADNVPSKVRPVPPPGIEVPKADRDELEQGLNALGDSVEQLTDRKDARIQRLLPDVQVFQKAVHDALTYQEFFSKDDIGRAKKLLKEGRERAEQLSVGNAPWDTATGSIVRGYVSRIDGSVQPYGVIVPESYAAHAMPRHPLDIWFHGRNEDWGEVRFVEDHLHSRGEFTPPDTIVLHPYGRYCNAFKFAGEVDVLEALESVKQHYRVDEDRIAVRGFSMGGAACWHFAVHYPGRWVAANPGAGFAETPAFLKVFQSEDFHPSESDLKLLHLYDCTDWAVNLYNCPTVAYSGEIDKQKQAADIMAAALDKEGITLRHVIGPGTAHKYHPEAKKTVERLMASIVERGRDRSPPTIHFETYTLRYNQLAWVTIDALDEHWGRARIDIDGATITTRNIAGLTFDVPAGGCEELGFDVAEPVTLTIDNQEIEGPRPLSDRSWFCQLHKDDGGNWALGPVPGDKPRKRHGLQGPIDDAFMDSFIFVRPTGQESQPAVAKWVKSEMDHAIYEWRRQFRGEARVKDDSAIDDADIAGANLVLWGTPESNAVLKRIADKLPIRWEDGQIVVGEQKFPADQHALILICPNPLNPSRYVVLNSGFTYREYDYLNNARQIPKLPDWAVIDLRTPPDARAPGKVAAADFFDERWQLKK
- the eda gene encoding bifunctional 4-hydroxy-2-oxoglutarate aldolase/2-dehydro-3-deoxy-phosphogluconate aldolase, giving the protein MADDVFRALAQFGVVPVVTVERLDMALPLADALIEGGLPVAEITFRTSAAAEVIARLSKERPELLVGAGTVLTIDNLRAAKKCGARFGVAPGLNPELVAEAARIGLPFIPGVATPSEIERGLALGCRWLKLFPAALLGGPALVNVLAGPYGHTDVQFMPSGGVTAGSLAAYLACPMVAAVGGTWIAKKDSLAAGDWNDIRDRCREAREIADGRRGIT
- a CDS encoding DUF2617 family protein — protein: MLSVRPKVAELAFQVYGRPLHPELFEVHKSRTVERGGYTASIAITSAGHVVSWRYRGLTLTEVAASAHHPLPQKRRLLSCRLKGERSDGIDCRGGARYQMSFQLETVDPQVFWTFQEELTIDALQHGILHRFDSSGRMAMGALSYINIESRSRSLLVQAFHTFPDDYAIVKSQSRFEVPKLRADAEDLAAEHWEGQAKDE